One genomic window of Solanum dulcamara chromosome 12, daSolDulc1.2, whole genome shotgun sequence includes the following:
- the LOC129877199 gene encoding auxin-responsive protein SAUR68-like, whose amino-acid sequence MLSGKKLIKTARRWQKFAAKQRKRISFPRNGSNAGACSTSSSSIVEKGHFVVYTIDQWRYAFPLTYLENEVVRQLLSISEEEFGLPSGGPITLPCDSAFMDYIISLIKKGVAAGDLHKALLLSIPSCCFSTSWHQECKNQQILVY is encoded by the coding sequence ATGCTCAGTggcaagaaactcatcaagacGGCCAGGAGATGGCAGAAATTTGCAGCCAAGCAGAGGAAGAGGATTTCATTTCCAAGAAATGGCAGTAATGCAGGTGCTTGCAGTACATCCTCATCCTCTATAGTTGAAAAAGGCCATTTTGTAGTCTATACAATTGATCAATGGCGCTATGCATTTCCCTTGACTTACCTTGAAAATGAGGTCGTAAGGCAACTTTTAAGCATATCCGAAGAAGAGTTTGGGCTGCCAAGTGGTGGTCCTATTACATTACCCTGTGATTCAGCTTTCATGGACTACATCATTTCGCTAATCAAGAAAGGTGTAGCTGCTGGAGATCTTCACAAAGCATTGCTCCTCTCAATTCCTTCATGTTGCTTTTCAACTTCTTGGCACCAAGAATGTAAAAATCAACAGATTCTTGTTTATTGA
- the LOC129877091 gene encoding auxin-responsive protein SAUR67-like, with product MTNTSAATQRLSIAFYINNLPSMKFFHHQLQALSVQPSNCSKFLVYFLVSNLSSEKKKERKTMLSARKLIKMARSWQKFAAKQRRRISLPRNVSDADSCSVSSSVVEKGHFVVYTIDQRRFVIPLTYLENEAIRQLLNMSEEEFGLPSSGRITLPCDSAFMNNIVSLINKGVATDFHNAVLLSIPSCCCSTSLLHQESGTHQILVY from the coding sequence ATGACAAATACTTCAGCTGCAACTCAACGCCTTTCTATAgcattttatataaataaccTCCCTTCTATGAAATTTTTTCATCATCAACTACAAGCATTATCTGTTCAGCCATCAAATTGTTCTAAATTTCTAGTTTACTTTCTTGTTTCCAATCTTTCAagtgaaaaaaagaaagaaagaaagacaatGCTCAGCGCTAGGAAACTCATCAAGATGGCCAGGAGTTGGCAGAAGTTCGCAGCCAAGCAGAGGAGGAGGATTTCACTTCCGAGAAATGTTAGTGATGCAGATAGTTGCAGCGTATCTTCCTCTGTCGTTGAAAAAGGTCATTTTGTTGTCTATACAATTGATCAAAGGCGCTTCGTGATTCCCTTGACTTATCTTGAAAATGAGGCCATTAGGCAACTCTTAAACATGTCTGAAGAAGAGTTTGGGCTTCCAAGTAGTGGTCGTATTACATTACCGTGTGATTCAGCCTTCATGAACAACATCGTTTCACTAATCAACAAAGGCGTAGCTACAGATTTTCACAATGCAGTGCTTCTATCAATTCCTTCATGTTGCTGTTCAACTTCTCTTTTGCACCAAGAAAGTGGAACTCATCAAATTCTAGTTTATTGA
- the LOC129877256 gene encoding auxin-responsive protein SAUR68-like produces the protein MNMINAKKLIKMARKWQKFAAKQRKIISFPRSDYHDAESCSTSSSIVGKGNFVVYTTDQKQFVVPLAYLQHGVFRQLLNMSEEEFGLSCDGPITLPCDALFMNYIISLIRRGVGADLQNALLVSVASSQCSLALYLQEQTNLQFLVC, from the coding sequence ATGAATATGATCAATGCTAAGAAACTAATCAAGATGGCAAGGAAATGGCAGAAGTTTGCAGCCAAACAgaggaaaataatttcttttccaaGATCCGATTACCATGATGCAGAGAGTTGTAGCACATCCTCTTCTATAGTTGGCAAAGGGAATTTTGTGGTCTATACAACGGATCAGAAGCAATTTGTGGTTCCTTTGGCTTATCTTCAACACGGGGTATTCAGACAACTGTTGAACATGTCTGAAGAAGAGTTTGGACTTTCATGTGATGGCCCTATTACATTACCGTGTGATGCCTTATTCATGAACTACATCATATCACTCATCAGAAGAGGTGTAGGTGCTGATCTGCAGAATGCTTTGCTTGTGTCTGTTGCTTCCAGCCAATGCTCATTAGCTTTATACCTGCAAGAACAAACAAACCTGCAATTTCTAGTTTGTTAA
- the LOC129877058 gene encoding probable methyltransferase At1g29790, with amino-acid sequence MDSNQNPKFLSSYLFFAFLLVSSNLLTFFISTSFNSCTLNKQTNTPSTVLAKPTPKYEAIQESDNTQTDQNLPSEFLAFASPQKLPRGFNKNFDSDEILPPIGRPCTLFRDLLHRYMSYNVNGSCPDDELLAQKLLLKGCEPLPRRRCHPAAPQEYVEPYPVPESLWKTPSDFSVVWTPYTCKTYDCLINRAKTQRGFDDCKDCFDLNGRERSRWTAKNGAGLDFSINEVLAVTKAGTIRIGLDIGGGVATFAVRMRERNVTIVTTSMNLNGPFNSFIASRGVIPLYVSISQRLPFFDNTLDIVHSMHVLSNWIPATLLHFLFFDIYRVLRPGGLFWLDHFFCVGEQLEKEYAPLIDSIGFNKVKWIVGRKLDRGPELNEMYLSALLEKPLTNSW; translated from the coding sequence ATGGATTCCAATCAAAATCCCAAATTTCTTTCATCTTATTTGTTCTTTGCTTTCCTTCTTGTGTCCTCAAATCTCTTAACATTTTTCATTTCTACATCTTTCAACTCTTGTACactaaacaaacaaacaaatacTCCTTCCACTGTTTTGGCTAAGCCAACACCTAAATATGAAGCTATTCAAGAATCTGATAACACACAAACTGATCAAAATCTCCCATCTGAGTTTCTCGCTTTTGCGTCTCCACAAAAACTCCCACGTGGATTCAACAAAAACTTCGATTCTGATGAAATCTTGCCTCCGATTGGACGTCCATGTACTCTGTTTCGAGATTTACTTCATCGTTACATGTCATATAATGTCAATGGTTCTTGCCCCGATGATGAACTTTTAGCTCAGAAGTTGCTTCTTAAAGGTTGTGAGCCACTTCCTCGACGTAGATGTCATCCAGCTGCTCCACAGGAATATGTCGAGCCTTATCCTGTTCCTGAGAGTCTATGGAAAACACCATCGGATTTTTCTGTTGTATGGACTCCGTATACTTGCAAAACTTACGATTGTCTGATCAATCGTGCTAAGACTCAGAGAGGATTTGATGATTGCAAAGATTGTTTTGATCTCAATGGCAGAGAGAGAAGTCGTTGGACAGCGAAAAATGGTGCTGGTCTTGACTTCTCTATCAATGAAGTGTTAGCAGTAACGAAAGCTGGAACGATTAGAATTGGGCTCGATATTGGAGGTGGTGTGGCTACATTTGCTGTTAGAATGAGAGAAAGGAATGTAACGATTGTAACAACATCAATGAACCTTAACGGCCCGTTTAATAGTTTTATAGCTTCAAGAGGGGTCATACCTTTGTATGTTAGCATCTCACAAAGACTTCCCTTTTTCGACAACACGTTAGATATTGTACACTCAATGCATGTGTTGAGTAATTGGATACCTGCAACACTTCTACACTTCTTATTTTTCGATATTTATAGGGTGTTAAGGCCTGGCGGGCTGTTTTGGCTCGACCATTTCTTCTGTGTTGGTGAGCAATTGGAGAAAGAGTATGCACCACTTATCGATAGTATTGGTTTTAATAAGGTGAAGTGGATCGTGGGAAGAAAGCTCGATAGAGGTCCCGAGCTGAACGAGATGTACCTTTCAGCATTGTTGGAGAAGCCATTGACGAATTCTTGGTGA